From a single Xiphophorus maculatus strain JP 163 A chromosome 5, X_maculatus-5.0-male, whole genome shotgun sequence genomic region:
- the LOC111608651 gene encoding uncharacterized protein LOC111608651: protein MASPSPRCTPRKLRRIMSSKPAGPADRQERGCPTGTDKRWEGVAMAAAEPFESHGRGALLNLARGGSEESFFPVLDADGSEMSGAPMAERLHLNRTIGFEPQDGEADAPMFEVRVFNIVIIGLVLFVLAVAGLYCVSICYSRSRQSKRALIYESAVTRGEPENPVAVKAVKRSTSFINPLAFFRRPEAAKDNSRVYFIYSNPLPVGLNEEEEEEHKKATATSTTTSGGGGRPQQQTLLTMPPSLREYASDPSSGFILDPPIFYMQL from the exons ATGGCATCTCCCTCCCCTCGGTGTACCCCCAGAAAGCTGCGCAGAATAATGAGCAGTAAACCGGCCGGGCCAGCGGACAGGCAGGAAAGAGGGTGTCCAACTGGAACTGACAAAAGATGGGAAGGTGTCGCCATGGCAGCGGCCGAACCGTTTGAGTCACATGGTCGGGGAGCTCTCTTGAATCTGGCGAGAGGAGGCTCGGAGGAGTCTTTCTTCCCAGTTTTGGACGCCGATGGCAGCGAAATGAGCGGAGCCCCGATGGCGGAGAGACTCCATCTGAACAGGACGATAGGTTTTGAACCACAGGACGGGGAGGCGGACGCGCCCATGTTTG AGGTCAGAGTGTTCAACATCGTCATCATCGGCCTGGTCTTGTTCGTTCTCGCCGTCGCCGGCCTGTATTGCGTCAGCATCTGCTACAGCCGCAGCAG GCAGTCAAAGAGAGCCCTTATTTACGAGAGCGCCGTGACTCGTGGCGAGCCGGAAAATCCGGTGGCGGTCAAAGCTGTGAAGCGGTCGACCAGCTTCATCAACCCTCTGGCGTTCTTCAGGAGGCCGGAGGCTGCAAAGGACAACTCCAGGGTCTACTTCATCTACAGCAACCCTCTGCCCGTGGGACTgaacgaggaagaggaggaggaacacAAAAAAGCCACCGCCACTAGCACCACCaccagcggcggcggcggcagacCGCAGCAGCAGACTTTGCTGACAATGCCGCCGTCGTTACGAGAGTACGCCAGCGACCCCAGCAGCGGATTCATCCTGGACCCTCCCATATTTTACATGCAGCTTTAA